The following proteins come from a genomic window of Cervus canadensis isolate Bull #8, Minnesota chromosome 3, ASM1932006v1, whole genome shotgun sequence:
- the GATAD1 gene encoding GATA zinc finger domain-containing protein 1 isoform X1 — protein sequence MPLGLKPTCSVCKTTSSSMWKKGAQGEILCHLCTGRGGAGGGGSCPGAAGGAGGGGGAGGGGGFGAATFASTSAAPPQSNGGGGGKQSKQEIHRRSARLRNTKYKSAPAAEKKVSTKGKGRRHIFKLKNPIKAPESVSTIITAESIFYKGVYYQIGDVVSVIDEQDGKPYYAQIRGFIQDQYCEKSAALTWLIPTLASPRDQFDPASYIVGPEEDLPRKMEYLEFVCHAPSEYFKSRSSPFPTVPTRPEKGYIWTHVGPTPAITIKETVANHL from the exons ATGCCGCTGGGCCTGAAGCCCACTTGCAGCGTCTGCAAGACCACGTCGTCCTCCATGTGGAAGAAGGGTGCGCAGGGGGAGATCCTCTGCCACCTCTGCACAGGCCGGGGCGGCGCAGGCGGCGGCGGCTCCTGCCCGGGGGCGGCCGGCGGCGcagggggcggcggcggcgccggcggcgggggcggctTCGGCGCCGCGACCTTCGCCAGCACCTCGGCCGCCCCTCCGCAGAGCaacgggggcgggggcggcaaGCAG AGTAAGCAGGAAATTCACAGGAGGTCCGCTCGTCTCAGAAACACTAAATACAAATCCGCTCCAGCTGCTGAAAAGAAAGTTTCCACTAAAGGGAAAGGgagaagacatatttttaaattaaaaaat CCCATCAAAGCTCCTGAGTCTGTTTCCACCATAATCACTGCAGAATCAATCTTCTACAAG GGAGTCTATTACCAGATTGGAGATGTTGTTTCTGTAATTGACGAACAAGATGGAAAGCCCTACTATGCTCAGATCAGAGGTTTTATCCAGGACCAGTACTGTGAGAAGAGTGCGGCGCTGACGTGGCTCATTCCCACCCTGGCTAGCCCCAGGGACCAGTTCGACCCTGCGTCCTACATCGTGG GACCAGAGGAGGATCTTCCAAGGAAGATGGAATACTTGGAATTTGTCTGTCATGCACCTTCTGAATATTTCAAGTCACGTTCATCACCATTTCCCACAGTTCCCACCAGACCAGAGAAGGGCTATATATGGACTCATGTTGGACCTACTCCTGCAATAACTATTAAGGAAACAGTTGCCAAccatttatag
- the GATAD1 gene encoding GATA zinc finger domain-containing protein 1 isoform X2, whose amino-acid sequence MPLGLKPTCSVCKTTSSSMWKKGAQGEILCHLCTGRGGAGGGGSCPGAAGGAGGGGGAGGGGGFGAATFASTSAAPPQSNGGGGGKQPIKAPESVSTIITAESIFYKGVYYQIGDVVSVIDEQDGKPYYAQIRGFIQDQYCEKSAALTWLIPTLASPRDQFDPASYIVGPEEDLPRKMEYLEFVCHAPSEYFKSRSSPFPTVPTRPEKGYIWTHVGPTPAITIKETVANHL is encoded by the exons ATGCCGCTGGGCCTGAAGCCCACTTGCAGCGTCTGCAAGACCACGTCGTCCTCCATGTGGAAGAAGGGTGCGCAGGGGGAGATCCTCTGCCACCTCTGCACAGGCCGGGGCGGCGCAGGCGGCGGCGGCTCCTGCCCGGGGGCGGCCGGCGGCGcagggggcggcggcggcgccggcggcgggggcggctTCGGCGCCGCGACCTTCGCCAGCACCTCGGCCGCCCCTCCGCAGAGCaacgggggcgggggcggcaaGCAG CCCATCAAAGCTCCTGAGTCTGTTTCCACCATAATCACTGCAGAATCAATCTTCTACAAG GGAGTCTATTACCAGATTGGAGATGTTGTTTCTGTAATTGACGAACAAGATGGAAAGCCCTACTATGCTCAGATCAGAGGTTTTATCCAGGACCAGTACTGTGAGAAGAGTGCGGCGCTGACGTGGCTCATTCCCACCCTGGCTAGCCCCAGGGACCAGTTCGACCCTGCGTCCTACATCGTGG GACCAGAGGAGGATCTTCCAAGGAAGATGGAATACTTGGAATTTGTCTGTCATGCACCTTCTGAATATTTCAAGTCACGTTCATCACCATTTCCCACAGTTCCCACCAGACCAGAGAAGGGCTATATATGGACTCATGTTGGACCTACTCCTGCAATAACTATTAAGGAAACAGTTGCCAAccatttatag